The region AGCACCAGTCGCAAGGTGGTGGTATTGCCGCTCATTGCACGCTCAACAGGTAGTAATTGTCGAATTCCTCCTGCCCGACCAGCTTGAAGCCATGGCGCAGATAGAAACGGTTCGCATCGCTGTCGCGCAGCGCGCCCACCCGCAGCGGCAGGCCTTGCTGCCTGGCTTCATCGATAATGCGCGCCAGCACGATGGCGCCTATCCCCAGGCCCTGGCTGTCGGGGTGGATATACAGATGGTCGAGCAGCAAGGCCTGCGGCCCGGGCTTGACGACGACAAAGCCGACGCGCCGGCCGCTGGCCTCGATATGACGGGTCTGTTCGGCCACGAAGCCGGACAGGAAGCGTTCCCGCGCGCGTTGCGGATCGTAGCGGCCGATGCGCGTCAGGCTGTCGCGCATGGCGGCAATGCGCAGCGCGACCAGTGCTTCCGCATCGTCTTCATGCGCCGCTACCAGCGCGATGGTCGTACTGTCCATGCCGGCTTACTCCGTATGGAATTCGCTGGCCGTGGCAAACAGGTCCCAGGCCGCGATGAACATGGCCGCCACGATGGGGCCGATCACGAAGCCGTGCAGGCCGAACAGGGCCATGCCGCCGACGGTGGACAGCAGCACCACGTAGTCGGGCATCTTGGTGTCCTTGCCAACCAGCACCGGGCGCAGCAGGTTGTCGACCAGGCCGATCACCAGGATGCCGAAGGCGATCAGGGTCACGCCTTGCCAGATGGAACCGGTGGCCAGGAAATAGATGGCGACCGGCGCCCACACCAGCGCCGCGCCGATGGCCGGCAGCAGCGACAGGAACGCCATCAGCACGCCCCACAGCAAGGCGGCGCGCACGTCGAGGAACCAGAAGATCAGTCCGCCCAGCGCGCCCTGCGCGATGGCGATCAGGATATTGCCCTTGACGGTGGCGCGGATCACGGTCGTGAAATTGTTGAACAGGCGCTGCTTGTATTTGCGGCTGAGCGGAATCGCGGCGCGGATGCGTGCCGTCAGCGCGGCGCCATCGCGCAGCAGGAAGAACAGCAAATACATCAGAATGCCCAGGCTGGTCAGGAAGTCAAACGTGTACAGGCCGATATTGATGGCTTTCACGGCGACCACCTGGCTCACTTGCGAGACGCCGGCCGTCAGCTTGTCTTGCAGGCTGGCCAGGTTGGTGAGGTTGAAGCGGTCCAGCAGGTTGATCGCCCAGCCGGGCAGCACGTCCATTACCTTGCCGAAGAAGCCGGCCACGGTAATGTCGCCCGCCTTGACCATTTCCACCACCGACGCCGCCTGGTTGACCAGCGCGCCGGAAATCAGCGATAGCGGCAGGATCACGATCACCAGGATCAGCAGCAACACAAGGATCGACGACAAGGTCGCCCTGCCCTTGGTTTTCAGCAAGACCCAGCGATACACGGGCGCGAACACGATCGCCAGGATCACGCCCCAGAAGATGGCGCCTGCATAGGGCAGCAGGATCCAGCCAAAGGCGATGGTGACGATGGCAAGCAGCAGCAGGAACGTCTTTTGTTGGAGTGTGAGTTGAGACATGGATAGTGGCTGATTATTAATTGATGTTGCACCATGATAAGCCACACCCGCACATTTACCTCACACAAATGTCGCCAGTTGCTCAGTACCCAACAGCCGAGCCCGCCGGACGCCGGCCGTCGTTGGCGCCGTAGATATAGCCGGGCAGCACCTTGCCCGAGACACCCGAATCATTGCCCGCGCTGGCCGCGCCCACGCCGGCCGCGTTTGGCAAGCCCATCATGATCAGTTCGGTCGCGCCCCAGGTGCTCTGCTCCGTCATCTTGTAGCCCATGCCGGTGAGAATATTGAGCGTATCGACCGACAGGCCGCGCCGCTCGTAATACACCTGGTCGGGTAGCCACTGGTGGTGGATGCGCGGCGCGTCCACCGCTTCCTGCGGCTCCATGCCGTAGTCGATGATGTTCAGCGCCGACTGCAGGGTGATGGTGATGATGCGCGAGCCGCCCGGCGAACCGGTGACCAGGAACACCTTGCCGTCTTTCGTCACCAGGGTTGGCGCCATCGACGACAGCGGCCGCTTGCCCGGCGCAATCGCGTTGCTTTCGCCCTGCACCAGGCCGTACATGTTCTTCGCGCCGATCTTGGTCGTGAAGTCATCCATCTCGTCGTTCAGGAAAAAGCCGGTGCCGGGCGCGATCACCACGGCGCCGAAGCGGCCGTTCACCGTGTAGGTGGTCGAGACGGCATTGCCGTGCTTGTCGACCACCGAATAATGCGTGGTTTCCGGCTTTTCGCCCTGCGCGTTGGGCTGCACCTGGGCGGACGGCGTGGCCCTGTCGGGCAGGATACGGCTGCGGATCTGCGCCGCATAGGACTTGCTCAGCAGGTGTTCAACCGGGTTCTGCACGAAATCCGGGTCGCCCAGGTAGGTGTTGCGGTCCTTGTAGGCATGGCGCATGGCTTCGGTCATGTAATGCACGGAAGCGGCCGAGTTGTAACCCAGCTTTTTCATGTCGTAGCCTTCCAGGATATTCAGGATCTGGCACAGGGTCACGCCGCCCGAGCTTGGCGGCGGCGCCGAGATGAACTGGTAGCCGCGATAGCTGCATGCGAGCGGCGCCATTTCGGTGGTGGTGTAGGCCGCGAAATCGGCCGCCGTGATCACGCCACCGCCCTGCTTCGCCGCTTTTTCCACGGCAAGGGGAATCGCGCCCTTGTAGAAGGCGTCAGGTCCCTTTCTGGCGATCGCCTCCAGGGTCTTGGCCAGGTCCTTCTGCACCAGCCGGTCGCCCGGCTGCAGCGGTGTGCCGTCCTTGCGCAGGAAGATGCGGGCCGCTTCCGGGTCTTTCTTGAAGTACGCCACGGTGGTGTCGAGGATGTCGGTGTCGCCACGGTTCAGAATATACCCCTCGCGCGCCAGCTTGATGGCAGGGGCCAGCACCTGGGCGCGCGTCAGCTTGCCGTATTTGCGCTGTGCGTAATCGAATCCGGCCACGGTGCCGGGCACGCCGACGGCCAGGTAGCCGTGCAGGCTGGCGCCCGGTTTCAAGTTGCCGTCGGCATCCTGGTACATATTGGCGCTGGCGGCGGCCGGTGCCTTTTCGCGGAAGTTGATAAAGGTGTCCCTGCCATCGGCCAGGTGGATCGTCATGAAGCCGCCGCCGCCGATATTGCCGCAGCAGGCGTTGACCACGGCCTGCGCATAACCGACCGCCACGGCCGCATCGATGGCGTTGCCGCCCTTCTTCATGATATCGACGCCGACCTGGCTGGCCAGGTGCTGCGACGAGACGACCATGCCACTCTTCGCTTCCACGGCGGGCAAGGAGACGGCCTGGACGGCGGTGGAGACGGCAAGCGCCATGACGGTAAGAGCGGCCGGGGCCAGGTGGCGAAAAATCATTGCGGTGTTCCTTGATGCTTGAAGAAAAGAGAATGGTACAGGCAGGCGGGCGTTTCTGCCCACGCCGTGCCCGCTTGCTTATTGTTCGTTCGCCGCCAGCAAGTGGCGTATCAGCGCGTCGGCCACGATGGCCGCCGTCTGTTCGATGCGGTCCGGCGTGGTGCGCCAGTTGGCGCCGAACTCCAGCTGCACGCTGTCGATGCCTTGCGGCGCTTGGCGCCCGAACACGCGCACGATGGTGCCGCCGCTGAAGTGTTCTTCTTTCGCCTGCGCGCTGGCCGGTTCCACGTTCAGGCCCGCCGCATTCAAACGCGTCACCAGGCCGTCCGGTTCGCCGTAGAACGGCGTGTTATTTGCCGTCAGGCCGCTGCCGGTGCCGCGAAACACCACGTCGCGCTTGAAACTCTGGCCGTGGATATCGAGCAGCAGCGCGCCCGGCTGCGTGCGCACCTGGTCGACGGCGCTGCGCAAGGCACCGTAATAGGCCTCATACACGGGCGCGGCGTCCGGCGACTCATAGGCGTCTTCCGCGCGGCGGTTGAAATCGACATATTTGCGGCTGATCTTCGCGCCCACCAGATACGCCTGCTTGCCGGTCTTGGCGAGCAAGTGGCGCTGGATGGCGGCGGCCAGCTCGTTGACACGGTCATCCTGCACCTTGGTGCCCTTGGCGCGTTCAGGTGCGCCTTCCAGCACGACTTCGCCGCCGTGGGGGACGGACAAGACAATCGGCAAGGAGCCTTTTTCGATGGTCAGATAGGTGTCGATGGGCTGGGCGGCGTGCACGGACAGGCTGGCGGCCAGCAGGATGGGGGCCAGCATTTTTTGCAATGTGAGAAGCAAATGTATTCCTTGATAATGGGTGGCGCAGGTCGGATTAGCGAGGCCTTGGCCTCGCGTAATCCGACGACATTGTTGGCGTTGCCTAGAATTTATAACTGGCCCGTGCATACACAAACCGCCCGCCCCGTCCGAACGGCGCGCGGTTGGCGAACGGCACGGCGCCGGTGGTGTTCAGCGAGGCCGGCACGGCATCGGGGTAGATGTCGAACAGGTTGTCGGCGCCGAACGCCAGCTGGGTCGCGTTGGTCAGCGCATAGCGCCCTTCGAGATTGACGATGGTCTTGGCCGAGACCACGAAGTCGGTCGCCGCCGTGCTGCCTGCCGAGATCGTTTCGCCATAGCGGGTGGCGCTGGCGCTCACGCCGAAGTCCCTGAGTTTCCAGTTGACCGAGGCGGTGATCTTGTTCTTCGGCTGGCCTTTTTCCAGGCCAATTACATTGGAACGGCCAAACAGGGTCGGCGCCGGGTTCAGGGCCGCCAGTTCGGTGGTGACCGGCACGCGCGTCACTTCGGTCTGGTTGTAATTGCCGGCCAGGGTAAAGTCGAAGCGGCCGGCAGCCGGCGACTTCCATGGCCAGTTGATCACCACGTCCAGGCCCTTGGTATTGGTGTCGACGCCGTTGATAAAGAAGCGCGCTCCGCCCACGCCCGTGAAGCCCTGGCTGGTCAGGTAGTTGCGCACGGCGCCAGATGTCAGGTTTTCCGACAGCACGATGCGGTTGTCGATATTGATGCGGTAGGCGTCGGCCGTGATGCTCAGGTCGCCAAAACGCAGCACCGCGCCCAGCGAGAAGTTGACTGATTTCTCGGCATCGAGTGGTTTCGCGCCCAGGGCAACGGCGGCGGCCTCGTTCGGGCGGAAGGTGGCGATATTGTAGGCCACGCCGTCGATAAAGGTCATCGAGGTGGACGTGTAGAACTGCTGCTGCGGCGACGGCGCGCGGAAGCCGTTCTGCACCGAGCCGCGTAGCGCGAACGATGGCGTGAAGTCGTAGCGGGCGGCGGCTTTGCCGGTCACATTGTTGCCGAAGTCCGAATAACGTTCGGCGCGGGCCGCAAACGAGGTCAGCAGTTTTGGCGTCAGCCTGGTTTCCAGGTCTATGAATGCACCGGTCGAATGGCGGCCCTGGTCGATGGCGTTGTCGGGCGTATAGCCGGGAAACACCTGGGCGCCGGCGGCGGCCGGCGTGCCGTTGGCCAGTACCTGGCCGCCGTAACGGTAGGAATCGGGTTCGCCGGCGAACAGTTCATAGTTTTCATGGCGCACTTCCGCGCCGACCGCCACGTTCAGCGGCGCCGGCAGGAAGGAGACGGGCACCGGGCGCACGGCCGTGAAGTTGGCCGCCACCTGCTGGTAGGCGAAGCCGCCGGCGTCAAACGAGGTCTTGCTGGCGGCGCCGATCGAGCGGTTGATCGAGTTTTCGACGTCGAATTGCATCTTGTTGCGGCCATAGGTCAGCGACAGGTCGTAATCCCAGCCCTGCCCGCTCCAGCTGGTGCCGATGGCGCCGCTGTAATCGTTGACGGTGGGGGCGATAATCGGCAGGTAGCCGTCCGGATAGACGGACAGGATATTTTCATCCTGCAGCGGCCTGCGGAAAAAGCCGGCCGATTCCGTCTCGCGGCGCTGGTAGCTGGCCCAGCCGTAAATTTTCTGGCCGGAGGCCAGGGTCTGGCCGGCATTGGCGAACAGGGTCGCCTGTTTCAGTTCCGGGTCGCCCGACCAGGTGTCGTAGCGGTTGACGGTCAGTTCGCGCGGATCGAACGCGCCATTGATCTTCTGGTAGAACTGGCGCGTATCGTAGGCGCTGCGTTCCGAGTGTTTCTGTTTCTTCAGTTCCGCAGCCACCGTCAAAAAGCCGTCGTCGCCCAGGCTGAAACCCTTCCAGCCGCCCACGGTCAGCGCTTCGCCGTCGGTACGGCTGCGCGTGGTCGGTGCGCTCAAGGCCAGGCCGGCCGGCAAAGTGCCGGGATTGAAGCCGTAACTGGTGTTGCGCTGGCCGCCATTGATGAACAGCGAGCCGCCGCTGTGGTTCTCGCGCAGGCGCAAATTGATCACACCGGCAATCGCGTCGGAGCCGTACTGGGCGGCGGCGCCGTCGCGCAGCACTTCCACGCTGTTGATGATGCTGGACGGAATGGTGTTCAGGTCGGCCGAGGCGGAACCGCGCCCCACCGAACCGTTGACATTGACCAGCGCCGACGAATGACGGCGCTTGGAATTGACCAGGACCAGCACCTGGTCCGGGGACAGTCCACGCAGGGTGACGGGACGCACCGAATCGGTGGCGTCCACCAGGCCCGGGCGCGGAAAGTTGAGTGCCGGCAGCGCGCTGGCCAGCGACTGGCTCAGTTCCGTCACGCCCACATTGTTCAACGTTTCGGCCGAGACCACGTCCACCGCCGAAGCGGTATCGAGCACGGAACGGTTCGAGACGCGCGTGCCGGTCACCACCACCTGGGCCGCCGGCGTGGCTTCCGGCGACTCCGGCGCTTGCTGCGCCTGCGCCTGCATGGCGGCGCCGGCAAACACGGCGGCAATGGCGCAGCTCAAGGTGGTGCGTTGCAGTTTGTTGCGACGCGAATGACTACCTTTATTACTCCCTGACATATTGACCTTTCGTTATTATGTCCAGGCAATATAAAGGTCGGCAGGGCAAAACCGAACGAAGCATCCCGCATATGCTTGCGCGCAATTTGCAGATAACTAAGTCTTGCGCTTGCGGCGCCAGGCCAGTAATAGCAGCCACAGCGCGAGCAGCACGCCAGCGATGATCATGCCACCGCGCGCCAGGGTCAGCAGCAGGGGCGTATCGCCGCCAGCGCGCAGGGATGCGACTCTGGGCTCGGCCATCACCGCCTTGCCGTGGCCAAAATCCGGCACCACATAGTTGCTGATCTGGGCGATCTGGCTGTCCGTCAATTCGGCCGCAAAACCGGGCATGCCCTGGCGGTGCTCGGGCCAGACGCCTTCCAGGATGGCCATCGCCACATTGTTGGCGTTGGGTTGGCGCAACACCGGATGGTTGCGCAAGGCCGGCAAGCCGCGCATGCCGTCACCATTGTTCTGGTGGCAGGAGGCGCAGTTGTCGCGGTACAGCTGCTTGCCCGGGCGCAACTTGCCCGTCATTTCGGCGATATCGCTGCCCGAGAGCTGCGCGACGACGGCCGGCGCCGCCTGCCCACCCGTTTGCAGGGAATGCAGATAGGTGGCCATCGCCTGCACGTCAGTTGGGCGCATCTTCGAGAAACTCAGGTCGATCGCTTCGAGCATCGGGCCGCCCGCCGTGGCGCCGTTGCCGGCATGGCCGGTCGCCAGGTAGGCCGCCATGTCGTCGCGGCTCCAGCCACCCGACACCAGGTCGGGCGCATACCAGGTGCCCAGCGAGCTGCCGCGCAGGAACTGGCCGGACTGTTCCGCCATCAGCACATTGCGCGGCGTATGGCAGGTGCTGCAATGGGCCAGGCCCTGCACCAGGTAGGCGCCCCGGTTCCATTCCACCGACTGGCCCTTGACCGGCGCATATGGCTTGTCGTCGAGGAACAGCGCATTCCAGGCCTTCATGGAAAAGCGCAGGTTGAACGGAAACGGCAGCCGCGTTTGCGGCGCCGGCGTGTCGACCGGCTGCACGCCATGCATGAAATAGGCATACAGGGCATTCATGTCCTCGTCGCCGAGCTTGGCATAGGCCGTGTACGGCATGGCGGGATACAGCTGGCTGCCGTCGGCGCGCACGCCATGCCGCACGGCATTGCTGAACTGCGCCGGCGTATAGTTGCCGATGCCCGCCGTTTTCGACGGCGTGATATTGGTGGCGTAGATGGCGCCCAGCGGGCTGTTGATGGCATGGCCGCCCTTGCCCGACTGCGTATGGCAGGCAAAGCAGTCGCCGGCCACGGCCAGGTAGCGGCCCTGTTCAATCAGCGCGGCGCTGGGATTGGCAGCCATGGCCGGCGAAGAAAAGCCCGCCATCAGGCTCAGTGCAAAAAACAGCTTACGCATGCTTCACCTCCGCCAGGATCTGGTCCGCCGTACGCAAGGCCAGCGCGACGGCCGTCAGGGTCACATTGCAGGTGCCGACGGTCGGCATCACGCCGGTGCCGGCCATATACAAATTCGGATGGTCGTGCGCGCGGCCAAAGGCATCCGTCACGCTGCTGGCGGCGTCCTTGCCCATCGATAACGTCCCCGTGATGTGCTGGCGGTTGCTGAAGGCGCCGGCCTTGCTGTGCTTGATATTTGTCGCGCCCAGCTGGGCGGCGATTTCCTCGTAGCGCAGTTTGGTGGCGGCCGTGCCCTTGATGACGTAGTCGTCGATATGCCAGGACAGATGTGGCGTGGGCAGGCCCAGCGCATCCTTCTTGCCGCTCAGTGTGACGCGGTTTTCAGGGTCGGGCAGTTGTTCCAGCGCATTCTTGAGGCTGACCCGGCGCGCGGCGCGCTGCACGATATTGGCATCGAGCCTGGCGCCATGGAAACCCTCCTGTATCAGCTCCTTCGTCACCGACGCCACCTGCGAAGCGTTCGATATATCGAGACGGAACGGCGCGTGCTCCTTGCGGAAATCGCCATCGCGGAACTGGCCGATGGAACAGGGACTGACGGGGCCACGGCCCGGCCAGACGGCCTCGTCCATGTCGAAGGTGACGCCGATGGCCGGATGGTCGGTCAGGTTGCGGCCCACCTGGCCGGTGCGATTCGCCAGGCCGTCGGGAAATTGCGTGCTGGTCGACATCAGCAGCAGCTTTGCCGATTCGATGGCGTTGGCGGCGATGACGAAGGTCTTGCCCGTCACCTTGTGGCTGGTCTTGTTCCAGTCATAGTAATGGACGGCGGTAATCGCGCCTTGCGCGTCGTGCTCGATGCGGTAGACCACCGCTTCCGTCAGGATCTGCACGCCGGCCTGTTCGGCGCTGGCGGCGGCGATGCCGCCATGGTATTGCGCGTCGATCGGGCATACCGGCATGCAGTTATTGTTGCCGCAGCAGGCCGGGCGGCCGTCGAAACTGCGGCTGTTGCGCGCCGTGCAGTCGTCCTCGACCTTGAAGGCGGGCGCCAGGCGCTCGGTGATACGTTGCTGGAAATACGAGGCCGGCACGCGGTCCATGGGAAACGGCTGCTTGCGCGGCGACCCCGTGTCGGGCGAACCGCCGGTGCCGGTGATGACTTCCGCTTCATAATAATAGGCTTCGAGTTCGTCATACGCGATCGGCCAGTCCTTGCCCACGCCATACATCGACTGGGTACGGAAATCGTTCGGCAGAAAGCGCCACATCTGCGCCGCCCAGTGCCAGCTGGTGCCACCCAGCATGCGGATATATTGCGCCTGGAACGGGTGCGGACCGCCCTGCTCCAGGTAGTTATTCGCTTCCGGCGTAAATACCGGGTGCGGCGCCATCTCGGAAAACGGGTATGGCGCCATGAAGTCGGACTTGAAGGCGGAATGGCGGTAGCGGTTGACCAGCTCGCCACGCGCCACGCGCGGGCCGGCTTCCAGCATCAGCACGGACTGGCCGGCCAGGGCGAGTTTGCGCGCCAGCAAGGACCCGCAAATGCCGGCGCCGATCACGACGACGTCGGCGGAAGGTATGTTTTTCATGGTATTCATTTATTCAGGTTTCGTGGTCCAGGTGCCGATCGGGCCATAGGAGTAGCTGGGCGGCACCAGTATTGGCGCGGCCACCTTGTTGGCCAGCGCTTCGGTATAGGTCACGCAGACGGCTTTTTTTCCTTTGCCGACCACGCCCAGGTACCAGGCTTGCAGGATGGACTGGCTCAGGCTTTGCTCGGCTTTTTGCTCGTCAGAAAATGTGATGTCCTTGCCGTTGATGGCGCCGTGCAGCTTGAGCAAGGTCGTATCGAAGTCTTTGACCGCCAGCTGGAACGCCTGGTACAGGGCTTGCGCCAACGCGGGATCAAGACTGCCGCGCCCCGTCAGCGCGGCGGACACGGTGGTAAAGACAGCAAGATTGCCGGCCGCTGGCGGCAAGCCTGCCCTGGCCTGCTGCGACAGCAGCAAGGGGCCGGCGATGCTGGAGAGCATGACGGCGCCCAGGCCGGCCGCCTTCAGGACCAGCCGGCGTTTGATTTGTTGTGGATGCATGGTTGTTGTTTACTTCAATAAAAGTTGAGCTGGCGCCAAGGTGGGGCGATTGAGCACGAATTTGCCCACCACCTCGGCCAGTTGGCCCGCCTGCGCCTGCAGCGAGGCGGCGGCGGCCGCCGATTGCTCGACCAGCGCCGCATTCTGCTGGGTCACGCTGTCCATCTGCACGATGGCCTGATTGATCTGCTCGATGCCCACCGTCTGTTCGCCGCTGGCGGCCGTGATGTCGGCGATGATGTCGGACACGCGGCGCACGCTGTCGACCACCTCCACCATGGTGGCGCCGGCCGTGTCGACCAGTCTGGCGCCGCTGTCGGCCTGCTCGACCGAGGCGGTGATCAGCTCCTTGATTTCCTTGGCGGCCTGGCTGGAGCGCTGGGCCAGGTTGCGCACTTCGGTGGCGACCACGGCAAAGCCCCTGCCCTGCTCGCCCGCGCGCGCCGCTTCCACGGCCGCGTTCAGGGCCAGGATATTGGTCTGGAAGGCGATGCCGTCGATCACGCCGATAATGTCGACGATCTTTTTCGACGAGGCATTGATGGCGCCCATGGTCTCGACCACCTGCGCCACCACCGCGCCGCCACGGCTGGCGACAGTCGAAGCCGACAAGGCCAGGCTGTTGGCCTGGCGCGCATTGTCGGCGTTCTGGCGCACGGTGCCGGTCAGCTCTTCCATCGACGAGGCCGTCTCTTCCAGCGAACTGGCCTGCTCTTCCGTGCGCGACGACAGGTCCAGGTTGCCGGCCGCGATCTGCACGCTGGCCGTGGCCATCAGGTCGGTACCCGAGCGCACCTGGCCGACAATCTCCTGCAAGCCGTCATTCATGCTGCGCAGGGCCGCCAGCAGCTGGCCCGTTTCATCGGTGCCGCCGACCTCGATGCGGCTGGTCAGGTCGCCGGCGGCCACGGTACGGGCGATGGCCACCGCGCGGTGGATCGGTACCGTCACGCTGCGCGTGATAAACCAGGCGATGCCGGCGCCGAACAGCACGGCCAGCGTCGCCAGGCCCACCGTCAGGTTGCGGGCGAACAGATAAGACCGGGCGGACAGCACGCTGGCTTCCTCGTTCAGCCGCGTCTTGATGGCGACCAGGGCCATCAGTTC is a window of Janthinobacterium sp. J1-1 DNA encoding:
- a CDS encoding GNAT family N-acetyltransferase translates to MDSTTIALVAAHEDDAEALVALRIAAMRDSLTRIGRYDPQRARERFLSGFVAEQTRHIEASGRRVGFVVVKPGPQALLLDHLYIHPDSQGLGIGAIVLARIIDEARQQGLPLRVGALRDSDANRFYLRHGFKLVGQEEFDNYYLLSVQ
- a CDS encoding AI-2E family transporter, producing MSQLTLQQKTFLLLLAIVTIAFGWILLPYAGAIFWGVILAIVFAPVYRWVLLKTKGRATLSSILVLLLILVIVILPLSLISGALVNQAASVVEMVKAGDITVAGFFGKVMDVLPGWAINLLDRFNLTNLASLQDKLTAGVSQVSQVVAVKAINIGLYTFDFLTSLGILMYLLFFLLRDGAALTARIRAAIPLSRKYKQRLFNNFTTVIRATVKGNILIAIAQGALGGLIFWFLDVRAALLWGVLMAFLSLLPAIGAALVWAPVAIYFLATGSIWQGVTLIAFGILVIGLVDNLLRPVLVGKDTKMPDYVVLLSTVGGMALFGLHGFVIGPIVAAMFIAAWDLFATASEFHTE
- the ggt gene encoding gamma-glutamyltransferase — translated: MALAVSTAVQAVSLPAVEAKSGMVVSSQHLASQVGVDIMKKGGNAIDAAVAVGYAQAVVNACCGNIGGGGFMTIHLADGRDTFINFREKAPAAASANMYQDADGNLKPGASLHGYLAVGVPGTVAGFDYAQRKYGKLTRAQVLAPAIKLAREGYILNRGDTDILDTTVAYFKKDPEAARIFLRKDGTPLQPGDRLVQKDLAKTLEAIARKGPDAFYKGAIPLAVEKAAKQGGGVITAADFAAYTTTEMAPLACSYRGYQFISAPPPSSGGVTLCQILNILEGYDMKKLGYNSAASVHYMTEAMRHAYKDRNTYLGDPDFVQNPVEHLLSKSYAAQIRSRILPDRATPSAQVQPNAQGEKPETTHYSVVDKHGNAVSTTYTVNGRFGAVVIAPGTGFFLNDEMDDFTTKIGAKNMYGLVQGESNAIAPGKRPLSSMAPTLVTKDGKVFLVTGSPGGSRIITITLQSALNIIDYGMEPQEAVDAPRIHHQWLPDQVYYERRGLSVDTLNILTGMGYKMTEQSTWGATELIMMGLPNAAGVGAASAGNDSGVSGKVLPGYIYGANDGRRPAGSAVGY
- a CDS encoding TonB-dependent receptor → MSGSNKGSHSRRNKLQRTTLSCAIAAVFAGAAMQAQAQQAPESPEATPAAQVVVTGTRVSNRSVLDTASAVDVVSAETLNNVGVTELSQSLASALPALNFPRPGLVDATDSVRPVTLRGLSPDQVLVLVNSKRRHSSALVNVNGSVGRGSASADLNTIPSSIINSVEVLRDGAAAQYGSDAIAGVINLRLRENHSGGSLFINGGQRNTSYGFNPGTLPAGLALSAPTTRSRTDGEALTVGGWKGFSLGDDGFLTVAAELKKQKHSERSAYDTRQFYQKINGAFDPRELTVNRYDTWSGDPELKQATLFANAGQTLASGQKIYGWASYQRRETESAGFFRRPLQDENILSVYPDGYLPIIAPTVNDYSGAIGTSWSGQGWDYDLSLTYGRNKMQFDVENSINRSIGAASKTSFDAGGFAYQQVAANFTAVRPVPVSFLPAPLNVAVGAEVRHENYELFAGEPDSYRYGGQVLANGTPAAAGAQVFPGYTPDNAIDQGRHSTGAFIDLETRLTPKLLTSFAARAERYSDFGNNVTGKAAARYDFTPSFALRGSVQNGFRAPSPQQQFYTSTSMTFIDGVAYNIATFRPNEAAAVALGAKPLDAEKSVNFSLGAVLRFGDLSITADAYRINIDNRIVLSENLTSGAVRNYLTSQGFTGVGGARFFINGVDTNTKGLDVVINWPWKSPAAGRFDFTLAGNYNQTEVTRVPVTTELAALNPAPTLFGRSNVIGLEKGQPKNKITASVNWKLRDFGVSASATRYGETISAGSTAATDFVVSAKTIVNLEGRYALTNATQLAFGADNLFDIYPDAVPASLNTTGAVPFANRAPFGRGGRFVYARASYKF
- a CDS encoding cytochrome c, whose amino-acid sequence is MRKLFFALSLMAGFSSPAMAANPSAALIEQGRYLAVAGDCFACHTQSGKGGHAINSPLGAIYATNITPSKTAGIGNYTPAQFSNAVRHGVRADGSQLYPAMPYTAYAKLGDEDMNALYAYFMHGVQPVDTPAPQTRLPFPFNLRFSMKAWNALFLDDKPYAPVKGQSVEWNRGAYLVQGLAHCSTCHTPRNVLMAEQSGQFLRGSSLGTWYAPDLVSGGWSRDDMAAYLATGHAGNGATAGGPMLEAIDLSFSKMRPTDVQAMATYLHSLQTGGQAAPAVVAQLSGSDIAEMTGKLRPGKQLYRDNCASCHQNNGDGMRGLPALRNHPVLRQPNANNVAMAILEGVWPEHRQGMPGFAAELTDSQIAQISNYVVPDFGHGKAVMAEPRVASLRAGGDTPLLLTLARGGMIIAGVLLALWLLLLAWRRKRKT
- a CDS encoding GMC family oxidoreductase; its protein translation is MKNIPSADVVVIGAGICGSLLARKLALAGQSVLMLEAGPRVARGELVNRYRHSAFKSDFMAPYPFSEMAPHPVFTPEANNYLEQGGPHPFQAQYIRMLGGTSWHWAAQMWRFLPNDFRTQSMYGVGKDWPIAYDELEAYYYEAEVITGTGGSPDTGSPRKQPFPMDRVPASYFQQRITERLAPAFKVEDDCTARNSRSFDGRPACCGNNNCMPVCPIDAQYHGGIAAASAEQAGVQILTEAVVYRIEHDAQGAITAVHYYDWNKTSHKVTGKTFVIAANAIESAKLLLMSTSTQFPDGLANRTGQVGRNLTDHPAIGVTFDMDEAVWPGRGPVSPCSIGQFRDGDFRKEHAPFRLDISNASQVASVTKELIQEGFHGARLDANIVQRAARRVSLKNALEQLPDPENRVTLSGKKDALGLPTPHLSWHIDDYVIKGTAATKLRYEEIAAQLGATNIKHSKAGAFSNRQHITGTLSMGKDAASSVTDAFGRAHDHPNLYMAGTGVMPTVGTCNVTLTAVALALRTADQILAEVKHA
- a CDS encoding sugar dehydrogenase complex small subunit — protein: MHPQQIKRRLVLKAAGLGAVMLSSIAGPLLLSQQARAGLPPAAGNLAVFTTVSAALTGRGSLDPALAQALYQAFQLAVKDFDTTLLKLHGAINGKDITFSDEQKAEQSLSQSILQAWYLGVVGKGKKAVCVTYTEALANKVAAPILVPPSYSYGPIGTWTTKPE
- a CDS encoding methyl-accepting chemotaxis protein, whose amino-acid sequence is MKIANLKIGTRLGAAFAIVLCMLVGVAALGISRMAMLQGEIDYITRASNVEANAATAMRFGVSNRMLALRNLVLLQEKADIDAEAALFDEHARRYATAEKALRDAFAQFGVTDEESQALARVGAASEAAAPVMQKVIALGQANDNEQATRVLFQELKPLQVRWSKELMALVAIKTRLNEEASVLSARSYLFARNLTVGLATLAVLFGAGIAWFITRSVTVPIHRAVAIARTVAAGDLTSRIEVGGTDETGQLLAALRSMNDGLQEIVGQVRSGTDLMATASVQIAAGNLDLSSRTEEQASSLEETASSMEELTGTVRQNADNARQANSLALSASTVASRGGAVVAQVVETMGAINASSKKIVDIIGVIDGIAFQTNILALNAAVEAARAGEQGRGFAVVATEVRNLAQRSSQAAKEIKELITASVEQADSGARLVDTAGATMVEVVDSVRRVSDIIADITAASGEQTVGIEQINQAIVQMDSVTQQNAALVEQSAAAAASLQAQAGQLAEVVGKFVLNRPTLAPAQLLLK